Genomic DNA from Hordeum vulgare subsp. vulgare chromosome 2H, MorexV3_pseudomolecules_assembly, whole genome shotgun sequence:
TTGACCCCCCACAAAACCCCAGCTCGAGCACCGGCAACCATGGCCCTCCTCGCCACGACCCCACTCCTCGCGCCCCTCGCCTTCTCCCCGGCCCCGATCTCCGCCTCCCAGAGCTCCCTCCTCTTCCTGCGCGCGCCCGCCCCGGCCCTCCTCTCGCtccgctccgcctcccccggcgcCCGCCTCCTCGCGGCCGTCGCGTCCAAGGAGCCCGAGCTCGGCGGCGGCGGATCGGAAGGCGGAGACGGTGCGGGATCTGGGGGCGGAGGCGGCGGGGGAAGCGACCCGCAGGGGGgcggggacgaggaggaggaggagaagatggggGACGGGCTCTCCATGTCGCAGAAGCTCACCCTCGCCTACGCTGCGCTCGTCGGAGGTAGCGCCGGCCACCTCCATTTTTACGTAGCGATAGATGCAGATGCGTTGGGTTTGAGTAAAGTATATCTAGCATTTATATGCGATTTTCAACTGTTCTCATCAGTATAACCATTATTGTCCGCCTGATCCCGCTGATACTGAAGTCTGATTCAAGAGTAGAAGGTCAAATGGTAGAATGGACTGTGCCATCCTGGCATTTTAGCTGGTAACTAGTGGATTATCCCCAGTTTGTTAAACCGCTCGTATTTCTTGGCTGTATTTTAGGCAAGCTTACTTACACCTTTTATATATTTGATAATCAATTTGAAATGCTGTAGTCTTTAGTTGCTTTTGGCTGAGGCATCCGGTGATATGGTTGTATATCAGGGGAGTAAGTGATGATGCTCCCAGTATAGTGTAAGTCTCCATTTTCTTAATGAGAATGGGGCCCAACAGGCCGCTCTAATCGAAAATAATGATAATAATAATCATGGTAATGGAATTATTTGACTAAACAATGATTAAGATTGGCATGCCAACTGTAGAAACCAGTAAGCAGGCTCGTCAATACTCGCTTGATTGCTCTGTTCCTCCTTTAATAATAGCAACAATAAAACTTTGGATGTCGTCAGCAAATTAGCAAAGATAGAAATTGGGTTCCTTTATATGTATCATAGGATACTCTTCTGGCTTTATAATATTGACTGTCAGGTGCCCTCACTTAAAGGCTTAAGAAGAAAGTCCAGTGTAGGCTATCACGAGCATCCAGATCCAGATCAGAAAGAAGTGGTTGGCTTTATTCAACAGAAGGGCATTTCTTATTCATAATAACAGATCTGTGTCTCATGCCTTTGTCATTTagagttttttttgtgtgtggagACGGTCATATGGCAGCTTGGGCTGTACTTTGGCACAATTGTTTGAACACTCAACTCTCCCTTTATGGTGTTGTTTGTTATAGACCCTGCTGTGGGAATGTGTGTGCATATTGGAGTCAAATTCCTTAGCAAGTGGTTGTTCATTACTCAGTGGGGTTATTGTGCCATTTGAACTTGTGGTTGCTAGATCCCTCCCCCTACACCCGCATTTTGTCATCTTTTTGTCTTTGATTGTTAAGCTAAATGACTAATGTGGTAGTACAAGAGTTAAAATTGACTGGCGATTACATAAACGAGTAGGCAGGCTCATCAGCACTCTCTTGGTTACTCAGCTTCTCCTTTTATCAGAGCGGAAAATAGAACTGGGCTGTGCTTAGCAAATTGCATGTATAGAAATGTATGCCTTTCTGTGTGTCTCAGAATGCTCTTCTTGTCCATAGTGCTAAGTGCTTACTTCCTTAATTAAATGCGTACAAACAAGCACGGTGTAGGATCTCTCTCCAAGGAAGTAGGATATCATGAACACCCAGATACCAGCAAAGATGGAAGCGGTTGGCTTTACACAACACACGGGTATTTTTATTGATAACGGAGCTGTAGTGTTATTGCCTTCTTGGTATCTGATACCTTTGTTATGTGTGTTGAACTAGCATAGGGCTAAATACCCCTGACATTATTTTAGCTCCATCAACCATCTCTCTGCACCTTTTACAGCGTTATAACTGAAAGCACGCTGAAAGTATTGACTGTTCTTGGGAAGTTGCAACATTTACCAACAACTGATCATTGTGCTGCTACCTTTTGCAGCTGGTGGAGTAATGGGCTACATGAAGAGCGGAAGCCAGAAATCGCTGGCTGCAGGAGGCATATCGGCCCTGGTGCTGTTCTTCGTTCACACTCAACTACCAGTGAGACCAGTCTTTGCGTCGGCGATCGGGTTAGGTATGTAGTATTCCTTCATAGGACATGTTTCGTATGGTCCTTGTTATCCTTGCTTGGGAATTTCATCGACCTATAGAATCTTCTCCTGAAGGGTGATGCCCTAATGTTTTCTTGGCTTTGCGTCATAGGCATATCGGCTGCACTGCTGTCAGTCATGGGATCTCGCTTCAAGAAGTCTGGAAAGATATTCCCAGCAGGCGTCGTGTCCCTTCTTTCCTTGGTCATGGTCGGCGGCTACGCCCATGGGATTATGCGTAGCTCGCATGTGTGATGCAATCATTGTAGTTATCGTATGCACTTCCAGACTTAGACATGCGAGGTCTTTTTTATTTTCCGTGTTTCGAAGAAGTTGCCTGCATATCTTCCGTGTTTCCGGACATTTTGGGACTGACTGACTGTCGTGTTACATTCCCGTTGAGCTCTAGTGAAGTATGTATGGGCAGATGGACAGGAAACCAATAATTTTGAGAAGATCGTGTGTGAATAGCGGTCTTATAGCACAAGTTTCTGTGACCGTGTTGCCCTTGTTTTTCTCTTTGCTCCATGGTTAGTTCATGAAGTGTAAATCTAGCTACGTCAGCTCATTCTTGATCAGATCCAAGTAGCTGGCAGTACGTAAGATCAGATCCAAGTAGCTGGCAGTACGTAAGATCAGATCCAAGTAGCTGGCAGTACGTAAGTTCAGTACTCAGCCGTTACACTGACGAAGAAAGTTGCCTCCGTGAACAAAATCTGTTCTCTGCTGCACAAACGCAACATCAGAAAATTCAGTGAGTAACCGGAGCGACATGGAGCACAGGCAAAGCTTCAGGAGGCCCTGTTTGGATCACCTTTTCTCTTTCAAATACACTTATAAAAAATACACAACTGCGGCCGTTTCACTTTCTCTTTCAAATACACTTGTAAAAAATACACAACTGCGGCCATTTCTCTTTCAAATACACCTGTAAAAAATACACAACTGCAGCCGTCGGTAAATTACGGGTGTAAATTATACACCTCCGTATTGAAATATATTCATATATCCAATCCAAGCACGACCTCAGGGTTCTGTTTTGTTGCTAAGTCGTCGCACCCCACCTGAGGCGGAAACCCAGATGAGAGGCTGCCTTCAGATGGGCACTGAAAACCCAACCAGCATCATCAGCAAACTAAACACAACCACTACATTTCCAAACCAACTGGGAAAATATTTGAAACTGGGACGACACAGATGACACCATCCATTCATCGACTACATAAAAACAATGCATCAGTCAGACAGGCACGACATCGACATGCATGATTTACATTGACATATATCACCATAGCAGTTTGGTTCCTCGGAGTAAAACAGGTTCAGATACAGAGTACACTACCCAATGACAACAGAACAATGACAATAGAGGTTCTGGTCGAATCATTATTATCACGAACGATGATAATTCTACGGTGTAACATCACATCAGCTAACACGCGCCCTTTCCTTCCAAACACATCAGGGGTGGGGCTATCTTTCTTCCTTTCTGTTACTGGGCCTTTCCCTCCGCGACCGCCTCCATCCCAGAGGCTCCCATGCCTTCCGACGGCTTCCCGGTGCCGTAGGGAGCTTTGCTCACCACCCTGCATCATAGGATCGTTTGATGATTAGTTCCGAGACAAGCATAAGTAAGGATAACGGAAATCAATCCCAGCTTACAGATGAAAGTTCCGAGCCAGCATAAGTAAGGATAACGGAAATCAATCCCAGCTTATACATGAAACGTAATAAGAACATTCAAAGAATGGAGATGCTTTCTTGACCGTTTGGCGTCCTCGTTCAGAAAGCTAGCTCAGAGGCAATCAGCCATCCCAAGAATTATAATTTATGGCTGTGACTAACTAAAAGCACAGTTCAGTATTCTCCTGGCTGGTGAAAATGATCGAACCCAGCATATCATCTATCCTAAGAATTAGTGACCggctaaactaactaaagtagtaATTCAGTATTCTTCTGAAGAGCGGGGAAGGTCGTGTTGGGGGGAGCTTGGTAGGGTCCTAATGTCCTTAAGTTTGCCTTTGTAAGCTGGTGTCCTCAGCCTAACATTTGGTTCATTGCTTTAATATAATACAAAGGGGCTTTAAGCTTGTTCGCTAAGAAATTGGTCAAAGTCACTATAGTGATTCCTAGGTCGTAACTAGCACATGATGAACAAACATGAGACATGAAATGCATCAAGGAGAATTGTTGATTTTATCTCGTCACTCGTGTCAAAATTCAGAAATCATATGATCCCAGTTTACCAGCTGATATGCAACATCACTTGTTATGGAATGATGCTTTAAGGTGACCCAACTATAAACAAATCTTACATGTTTATTTCCAACTAAAACTACATGGAATGTTTGGTCTCTCTTACAAGTACATTTTCACAGGATCATGCAGATTTTTATCACGAGTCATGGACCACTTTTATCGCATACATCAAACTTCTTGTCCTAGAACATTCAGGTTGAAAATATAACAGTTATCATAAATTGGATTGATCATGAATGGGGCACAGAAGTACAAGACGTAGTTTTGAAGACTTGCCCTCATACAAATGCATTTCTAAATGCTGTGGAACACAAAACACAAAACAACAAATTTAAGGGGGGTCATAATGCTCATAATACGCTCCAGAAGAACGTAGGCTGCTACTTCTACTCTTCGTTCATGCTAACCTGTCACGACGTTTCTCCAGGAAGCGCTGAAGGGAGTGTCTCCTGGCGATGGGAAGATCTGCAAAGCAGGTAAACattttttttttacaaaattTAAGATCGTACAAAGACTGACGAGAACATCCCACTTTTAGGTCTCAGAATAAAGATCTAGTGGCTTTACCAGCCTGAAGCTTGCAAATCGAGCTAGGATCAGCGGCAGGCTGAGGTTGTCCATTTGCTACAGAAGTGCTCTGGAGTGAGAGCGACCGCGTAAGCATAGCTTGGATAGCATTGGTCGCAGACATCACTGGAGGCTTAACAGCAGCGGGGCCATTGCTTTTTGAGgctgcagctgctgctgctgcaataAGCATGATTGCTTGGGCCTGTTGATGTCAATGTCACAGGTTAGCATATAGTTTCGACAATTAAACCAAGAAAACGATAGATGCAAGAAGCATAAATATTACCTTCTCTGGTGGCACTGAGTCATATACACATACTGACCCACCATAAAAGATGGTAAGCTGTCCCGGATTTGCTGGAGGGCTCGACATTGGCAACATTCCAGACCTAATAATTAAACAACATAAGTAGTAAGAACATGCAgtgaaaaaataatataaaatcacATAAATACACAAATGTATTGGAAAGTTGGCAGACACAGCACACATGGCACTTGAGCAACTGCATACACAAAAGGTAAAAGGGCATTTAATGGCAACGTGCTATGTGAAATTGGAGGTTGGGTTGGCTCGTTGATGCACAATGTTAGGTTACATATAGTATTTACTAACCCCTGAGGTCACATTGCTATCTTTTTAGTTGGAGCCTTGGAGGAATTAAAGGCAAAGATCAAATGTTGAAACGGCATTACTATATGCACTTCATCTGCAACCAGTCATCTATTTCCAGAAGTGTTTGTTCTACACTCTGTTTAATGGGTCCTTATGCACTGAAGGCTTGGTTGCAATCACCGCATTCACAGGCTAGCAAAAGCAACAGATAGATCCAAAACAAATTCTAGATAGTCATAGTATAATATGTGGGTCACTAACTGCACACGAAATTCATATTCAAAATCATTCTATGTTCATAGCAACAAAATGAGAAAATTCTTACAATCTTTAACATTTTAAAACTGTGCACTTAGCATAGAGTGAAACTCTTCAAATTTTATAGATAAGTAGAAGTTTTGAAGTCCGTTTAGAATTATTTTCAGAAAAATTGTGGCACCAGTTAGCTAGAGTGCATGTTAGTCGCATCATAAGCCTTTGTGCAACCAATACACCTCCCCTACTTGataagagaaaacaaaatagatcttAGGAAGACAAGAGTTTCACGTGGCCACTAAATGAATTGTCGTTTAGCCACGACTTGTATGATACCATGGTCCTGGGCCCACATCAGAATAGTCAGTTATTTACATTGTAAAACTCAAGTTAAAATCAATAACATCAACTACTTTGCATGTACCAAGAATTCTGAGTCTTAACAACTTCTATAATGCATGATGTAATATCAGACAACACCAGACTATGACTGTAATTGTGGTCCACTCTGAATTATTCAAGACGTGGTGGACGGGTATGTGACGCCTAGTGTCCAATTACTTGTCTGACTAGTTCAAAGTCGGTCCAGGGCGGATGGACGGACCCACATAACTTCGGTTCCATCCTAAGCACTGGACCTAGCAAATTATATGGGGCGGACTTAATTGTTTTCTCCAAACGTTGTCGAAGGTAATAGATCCAAAACATCCTGCACCCATTAGACCTATATTATCAGGAAAAAGACGCAGGAATATTGATTCTGAGTGACACATTTTAGTGTGACAGAATTATTTTAACTCCAACCGTTATTGATTCAAAACATAGAGGGTTCATCGTTTCACAGCGGCCCAGCACCTAACCAATTAACTGAATGCAAACAAATGAATAAAAGACAATAGCCAAAGCATACAGGAAAACATTCCATGGTACTGTGGGCAGAACAAATTAATGTGGCATGGATATGGTGAATAGCTGAATGATGCACAGCATTGCAGCTGACAAATACACCGAAATGCCCCGAAGGTCACAACAAATATCAGGATTTACAGAGCGTCCCGTGTGCACGCTTGCAGGTTGCAACACATGATGATAGGCAAGGAGGGCCTTAACATGTCAGGAGATGTCTAAAGGACTAGTAGTAGTTCAACGTTGTGAATAGCTGGTCAAAGACCATGTCGTTGGTCCCCGGCTTCACCATTGGTCATGAAGCTAACCGGTGGAAAAGTTTGTTAGTTTTTTCCGTTTGTTCTTTCTTGCAGTTGAAATCCTTGGTAGGGCTTTGCATGTTTATGGAAGTTATCTGGGTACCGAACTCGGCTTTAATCAGATCTACGCCTTGTCCCATGTTTCTCAAAAAGGATAGCTGGAGGTCGAGGTGTACATCACAAAGAAGAATGTAAGCGACCTATTCATTCACTGTGAACCTAACTCAATGTAAGCGGCCTATTCACTTTGAACCTAACACAGCAGCTCAACAAAAAACTTTTCACAACGGTTTTCAAGAAtttgtagaagaagaagaagaagaaagtgaGTCAGTGAGTGGGAAAGGCTGCTTGGATCCGTGCCCATCTTGAGCAAAGTTCTTGCCCAGCCGTAGCCCGTAAGCTTACTTATTACTACTAGTTAACTTGATAGGAAAAGATTTGCCGAAATGTTCATCATCAAGAGCAAAACAAGTTGCGCTTTTCTCGCAATTAAATCAGCCATGACCATCAAGGATAAGGACTGGCAGCGCGGCCAGATTTCCAGCAACCGAAACTTTCTCCCAGCATCCGGATAAGAACACGTGCCCCTAAAATCTCCCCCTAATTTTTCTTTTCCGACTCAAGACTTGGGAATAGCATGAAAGGTTCATGAAACTGAATTCGGAAGGGTTTGGACCGAAGGAACAACATTCCAACAGCAGCGAGAAAGAACACCAAACGCATTCCAGAACCCGCACCGACGCGCACTCCCCACGCCACCAAGCCAAGAACCGGCGGTAACCCACCGCAAGGGCTCTCCCGTGATTAGCACCGGACTTGGAGGTGCCGACTGCGAAAGcgcgtgaagaagaagaagcagaagagcgGGGAAAGCGGGAGCGGGAGAGGAACGGCTCCAAGAAGAAGAACACCCGCGCACACGACACAAAGCAATCCATGAAAATCACACCGACGGACGCGGAATCCCCGACGGATCCCGCCATGGTTTCCTACAGCGGGAAGCAAGgggggcagaggaggaggaggctacCTGCTGCTGCCGTTGGCGAGCGGGGGTCTGCCTTGCTGCTGGGTCTCCTGCTGCTCCTGCTCCTTCCTCTCGCCTTCCTTGCACTGGGCCTCCCCCGCCTCCGGCTTAATAGTGGTGGCGCTCCTCTCCAGCAGATCCATCCCTCAAGTCTCAACCAACTGCTCTCTCTCTCGTTGGGACGGAGCGGGCGAAAGGGACCTGGGAATGAGAATTGGGGGAAGCGGGAGGGGGTCAGAGATAAAGAGGGGAGTGGGTGTGTAGTACAGCGGAATGCGCATGTGAATGTCGTGACTGGGCCATGATAAAATAGGGCCACCATATCTTTATGCATTTATTTTTTATATACAGTACCACAGTACTCTCTTTATAATACACTATGCCACTTGGCAGCGCTTCACTGGAGGTGATGCTGATAAAGTGATACTCGCTCcgttcggaaatacttgtcctagagatgagtgtatctagacttattttagttatatttGTGCAGACACAACTTGTCATGGATTTGACAGGGAGGATTGATACGTGTCTTGTTAATTTTTTGTAGTTAGCTGGTAGTAGCTGATAAACTGATGCCTAATTGAGGGGTTTTCGGGTTAAGGTTTATGGTTGGGTTGTCTGTTTTGATTTTTGATAAAATGGTAACTTTAAAGATTTTTCAGACATCTAAGCGACAAAGTGAGCACGCCATGAGCTTTGGGTACGTTAATTCGGGGCACAAAACGACATACAATGGCAAAACAAAATTCCCCGTTGCTTTGCATGACTTTCGGCGACTCTCTTTCCCTCCGTTGACATGTATCTATCTGCTCGATAACGTCCTCCTTCATTCAGGTCTCTTGCCACCTTGTTGCAACGTTCTTAGCATGttatcaacgtgtttccatcgtgTTACCGACGACGTTATAGAATTACACACTGTGTCCACCTTCAAGGgaggatggggggggggggggcgggagcTAAACACACCGTCAAATGTGTGATGTTGAAGCCTAGGCACCAAATCATCCACCTTGCTTCTCTCACATGTATAGATGTGCCAAGCTAGAGCATAGAGGTACCCGAGGGCGACATCGACGCCATTACAACGGTTCGTCGTTTGTGAAGACTAAAGGCTTTGAGACGAATTGAATTATACTATCTGTCAAACACGATTGCAGCCTTGACCTTACATATCTAGTTAAGCAAatttcaaaataatttcaacaaataACATAGTTTCATTTACATGCACCCAATTAAAATCCTTCCGTTTATATGCGTCCAACTAAATCCAATACATTTTCAAGCTGAGATTGAAGGAAAAGAACTTCCAAACCACATTTGTGTACGCCACTTTGTGCAGGTGTCTGACTATGACAAAGTTAGAAACACCCATACTTTTCACTGGCTATATAccaagttttattattttttcggtTGGCATCTGTAAAATGCTGACTACTTTTCTTAAGGAATGAAAGAACATCAGTAAAAAGCTACTCGCTCCGTCTCATAATATAAGAACATTTTTATATTAGTATAGTGTCAAAAACATCTTTATATTATGAAACAGAAGGAATATTTACTAAAAGCAACTTCGATAAAGTTGTCATAATAACCGCTATTATGATGATTTTGGCCCCAAAAGCACTCCTGCGGAGGGGAGCGGATTAGGAGCACTCGGGTGCTCCACCCCCCtatattcaaaaaaaaaaaaaagagtaaaAAAAATCTTAGAACATTTTAAAAATCCAATATGACCAGTTAATGTACTCGTATAAAAGGTTTGGCCAAGGAATTATTTCCGTTGACGCTAGGGcaaaaaaaagaagaacaaaattATGACGACAATATAACATGAATAGTGAGTGCGgacgtttggagctcggcctccatggaggccgaaatttttgaataattcaaaattcaaattttttggtttcaaaaaaatctgaaaaaaaaatatggaagtaaagaaggatgttatgcgtatgtgtgcaaaaatttaggatgaaataccttgaaatacgatctgcacaaaaaagacaaattcatgacctgagatgatgaatagtgtcatgtgtaaaaaagcctcagatttgtcttttttgcacagccctcatttcaatgtatttttttctaaaaatttacacacatgtgtgttacgccttcacttatccctgtatttttttcataattttttgaaatgtaaaaatatgaattttcatgaaatttgaattttaaatttaaaggcctccatgAAGCTGGGCCACCAAAAGCAATTTCCGCATGAATAGTACCTTTGTCTAGCCTTTTTGGGAAATCTTTGATTCCGGATGCAATGAAAGTAATTCCGGGTTTAATCTTTTTATACGAGTACAATACTTGATTATGTTTGATTCTATTAAAGGTTTCAAGATATTTTTAACTTTATCTGAACGTGTTCCATATAACAATTACTGTAAGCCGCATGTGACGTGAAGAACTTGTATTTCCGTCACTTCATACGAGATGATTGGGGTTTGGAAAAGGGATATCACATTGACAATTGAGTCCCATGATTATGTACGCAACCAATACGAATACTCTGAGTTTGCGCATCATCTTG
This window encodes:
- the LOC123428100 gene encoding protein TIFY 3-like is translated as MDLLERSATTIKPEAGEAQCKEGERKEQEQQETQQQGRPPLANGSSRSGMLPMSSPPANPGQLTIFYGGSVCVYDSVPPEKAQAIMLIAAAAAAASKSNGPAAVKPPVMSATNAIQAMLTRSLSLQSTSVANGQPQPAADPSSICKLQADLPIARRHSLQRFLEKRRDRVVSKAPYGTGKPSEGMGASGMEAVAEGKAQ
- the LOC123428099 gene encoding protein FATTY ACID EXPORT 7-like, whose translation is MALLATTPLLAPLAFSPAPISASQSSLLFLRAPAPALLSLRSASPGARLLAAVASKEPELGGGGSEGGDGAGSGGGGGGGSDPQGGGDEEEEEKMGDGLSMSQKLTLAYAALVGAGGVMGYMKSGSQKSLAAGGISALVLFFVHTQLPVRPVFASAIGLGISAALLSVMGSRFKKSGKIFPAGVVSLLSLVMVGGYAHGIMRSSHV